One Aciduliprofundum boonei T469 genomic region harbors:
- a CDS encoding RNA methyltransferase, which yields MQIHIVFVEPQFTGNIGFLARTMANFGFKNLILVNPPELDEDAYRFSKHARYIIENAEILNNFEELRRSLDYLVATSGVSTKSPKKFKRIALTPREFAQKVWNFSGNIGIVFGRENYGLYNEEIEKCDSLITIPTSEEYPIMNITHAAAIILYEIFMEKREEEGMPLAEEFELNLLNERFSELLGLINFPDHKRKNTEVMFRRIIGRAMLTKWEYHSMMGVMKRIIYAIQAKDDY from the coding sequence ATGCAGATTCATATTGTATTCGTTGAGCCACAATTCACAGGCAATATAGGATTCTTAGCTCGCACAATGGCCAATTTTGGATTCAAGAATTTAATATTGGTAAATCCTCCAGAGTTGGATGAGGACGCTTATCGTTTTTCAAAGCACGCAAGATACATAATTGAAAATGCGGAGATATTGAACAACTTTGAAGAATTGAGGAGATCTCTTGATTATTTAGTTGCTACAAGTGGAGTTAGTACAAAATCACCTAAAAAATTTAAAAGGATAGCCCTAACACCCAGGGAATTTGCCCAGAAGGTTTGGAATTTCTCAGGGAATATTGGGATAGTGTTTGGTCGCGAGAATTATGGCCTTTACAATGAGGAGATTGAAAAATGCGATTCATTAATCACTATTCCAACCAGCGAGGAATATCCAATCATGAACATCACACATGCGGCAGCCATTATTCTCTACGAGATTTTTATGGAGAAGAGGGAGGAAGAAGGTATGCCCTTGGCGGAGGAATTTGAATTAAATCTCTTAAATGAGAGATTCTCAGAGCTTTTAGGACTCATAAATTTCCCAGATCATAAAAGGAAAAATACAGAAGTTATGTTCCGCAGGATAATTGGCAGAGCGATGCTTACAAAATGGGAGTATCACAGCATGATGGGGGTTATGAAGAGAATAATTTACGCCATACAAGCCAAGGATGATTATTAA